The proteins below come from a single Triticum aestivum cultivar Chinese Spring chromosome 5D, IWGSC CS RefSeq v2.1, whole genome shotgun sequence genomic window:
- the LOC123124790 gene encoding uncharacterized protein, with protein MGNLVSQCVTGGAERAGPLVVLPDGSQFRLEEHAGVAELMIEAPGHVVAIARDAAKERRLRALAADEFLRAGEVYLLVPAGRAGARLGGQEADAIRRLVSGKKDGKGRGSRSGRRIFPEGEAASTEGGKESAECALLCRIRPRQWRPALDTIFEA; from the coding sequence ATGGGTAACTTGGTCTCGCAGTGCGTCACGGGCGGCGCAGAGCGCGCGGGGCCGCTGGTCGTCCTGCCGGACGGCAGCCAGTTCCGGCTGGAGGAGCACGCCGGCGTGGCCGAGCTGATGATCGAGGCGCCGGGGCACGTTGTTGCCATAGCGAgggacgccgccaaggagcggcGGCTGCGTGCCCTGGCGGCCGACGAGTTCCTGCGCGCCGGGGAGGTGTACCTCCTCGTGCCCGCCGGGAGGGCCGGGGCGCGGCTGGGCGGTCAGGAGGCGGACGCCATCCGCCGGCTGGTGTCCggcaagaaggatggcaagggcaGGGGCAGCAGGTCCGGGAGAAGGATTTTCCCGGAAGGAGAAGCCGCGAGCACCGAGGGTGGAAAGGAGTCTGCTGAATGTGCGCTGCTTTGTAGGATTAGGCCAAGGCAGTGGAGGCCCGCCCTTGACACCATCTTCGAGGCTTAG